In one window of Fictibacillus phosphorivorans DNA:
- the secY gene encoding preprotein translocase subunit SecY, whose translation MFQTISNIMRVGDLRNKILFTLAMLVVFRLGTFIPVPGVNRDVLKFSTGDSANIFGFLNTFGGGALQNFSIFAMGIMPYITASIIVQLLQMDVVPKFTEWSKQGEVGRKKLAQFTRYGTIVLGFIQAIGMSIGFNNLFPGLIQNPSMSTYLFIALVLTAGTAFLMWLGEQITLKGIGNGISVLIFAGIAAAIPTAVNQLFTTQFEGGNDQLFMHIVTIVLLALAIVLIIMGVIFIQQGVRKIPIQYAKRVVGTKPVGGQSTHLPIKVNAAGVIPVIFAISLIITPRTVAGFFGQNDVTTWIINTFDYTKPVGMIIYALLIIGFSYFYTFIQVNPEQMAENLKKQGGYIPGIRPGANTQTYITRILYRLTFVGSLFLAAIAVLPVVFTAIPGLNLPPAIQIGGTSLLIVVGVALDTMKQIESQLIKRHYKGFIK comes from the coding sequence ATGTTCCAGACAATCTCCAACATTATGCGTGTGGGTGATCTGAGAAACAAGATATTGTTTACACTTGCTATGCTGGTAGTGTTCCGTCTAGGAACATTTATCCCAGTACCAGGCGTAAATCGCGATGTACTGAAATTCAGTACAGGCGACAGTGCTAACATTTTTGGTTTTTTGAATACGTTTGGCGGTGGAGCTTTACAGAACTTCTCCATTTTCGCTATGGGTATCATGCCGTATATTACAGCATCGATCATCGTGCAGCTTCTGCAGATGGACGTTGTTCCTAAATTTACGGAGTGGAGTAAGCAAGGTGAAGTTGGGCGTAAGAAATTAGCTCAGTTCACTCGTTATGGAACTATTGTTCTTGGTTTTATCCAGGCAATCGGTATGTCTATCGGTTTTAACAATCTTTTCCCAGGACTTATTCAAAACCCTAGTATGTCTACGTATCTTTTTATCGCGTTAGTTTTAACTGCAGGTACTGCATTCTTAATGTGGTTAGGTGAGCAGATTACCCTTAAGGGGATTGGAAACGGAATTTCAGTTCTGATTTTTGCGGGGATTGCCGCAGCTATTCCTACAGCAGTTAACCAGCTTTTCACAACGCAATTTGAAGGTGGTAACGATCAGTTATTCATGCATATTGTAACGATCGTACTGCTTGCTCTTGCGATTGTACTCATTATTATGGGTGTTATCTTTATTCAACAAGGTGTTCGGAAAATCCCGATTCAGTATGCAAAGCGAGTCGTTGGAACAAAGCCTGTTGGCGGCCAGTCAACTCATCTTCCGATTAAAGTTAACGCAGCAGGTGTTATCCCGGTTATCTTCGCGATTTCCTTGATCATCACGCCAAGAACTGTTGCTGGCTTCTTCGGACAGAATGATGTTACGACTTGGATTATCAACACGTTTGACTACACGAAACCAGTCGGAATGATTATATATGCGCTCCTTATTATTGGATTCTCGTATTTCTATACGTTCATCCAAGTAAATCCGGAGCAAATGGCGGAAAACTTAAAGAAGCAGGGTGGATACATTCCGGGCATTCGTCCAGGAGCTAACACTCAAACTTATATAACAAGAATTCTGTATCGATTAACATTTGTTGGATCTCTATTCCTGGCTGCAATTGCAGTCCTGCCAGTTGTCTTTACAGCAATTCCAGGTTTGAACCTTCCGCCAGCCATTCAAATTGGTGGAACAAGCTTGCTGATTGTTGTAGGTGTGGCATTAGACACCATGAAGCAAATTGAGAGTCAGCTGATCAAGCGACACTACAAAGGCTTCATAAAATAA
- a CDS encoding adenylate kinase has protein sequence MYLVLMGLPGAGKGTQAERIVEKYGIPHISTGDMFRAAIKEETPLGLEAKSYMDAGNLVPDEVTIGIVRDRLSKKDCEKGFLLDGFPRTVAQAEALEEITTELGRTIDYVLNISVDSDQLMQRLTGRRICQTCGSTYHVIFNPPKVEGVCDKDGGTLIQRQDDNEETVRNRLNVNMKQAKPLLDFYGEKGYLKNMNGDQDIDKVFQDIDQLIGGLAK, from the coding sequence ATGTATCTAGTCTTAATGGGATTGCCCGGAGCAGGTAAGGGTACTCAAGCAGAAAGAATTGTTGAGAAATACGGAATACCTCATATCTCTACTGGAGATATGTTCCGAGCAGCAATTAAAGAGGAGACTCCTCTTGGACTTGAGGCAAAATCGTACATGGATGCGGGTAACCTCGTTCCTGACGAAGTTACAATCGGTATCGTACGTGACCGACTTTCTAAAAAAGACTGCGAAAAAGGATTTTTACTTGATGGATTCCCTCGGACAGTTGCCCAAGCGGAAGCATTAGAAGAAATCACAACAGAGCTTGGAAGAACGATTGATTATGTGTTAAACATTTCAGTAGATTCTGATCAGCTTATGCAGCGATTAACAGGTCGTCGGATTTGCCAAACATGCGGAAGCACGTATCATGTAATATTCAACCCGCCAAAGGTTGAAGGAGTATGTGATAAAGACGGCGGTACGCTTATCCAACGTCAAGATGATAATGAAGAGACCGTTCGAAACCGTTTAAATGTAAACATGAAGCAGGCTAAACCACTGCTTGATTTTTATGGTGAAAAAGGTTACCTGAAAAACATGAATGGTGATCAGGATATCGACAAAGTCTTTCAAGACATTGACCAACTTATTGGGGGATTGGCGAAATGA
- the map gene encoding type I methionyl aminopeptidase: MIICKTPREIEIMREAGRIVALTHQELKKHIKPGITTKELDKIADTFIRSQGAIPSFKNYNGFSGSICASVNEELVHGIPGKRVLNHGDIISIDIGAKYKGYHGDSAWTYGVGEISDEAQKLLDVTEESLYKGLEKAKAGARLTDISHEIQKYAESEGFSVVREYVGHGIGQDLHEDPQIPHYGPPGKGPVLKKGMVLAIEPMINAGTRYVRTLSDNWTVVTTDGKWCAHFEHTVVITEEGFEILTKI; the protein is encoded by the coding sequence ATGATAATCTGCAAAACACCGCGAGAGATTGAAATCATGCGGGAGGCAGGTCGCATTGTTGCCTTAACTCATCAAGAGTTAAAAAAACACATTAAGCCTGGCATAACTACTAAGGAACTGGATAAAATTGCTGATACGTTTATCCGCAGCCAAGGTGCAATTCCTTCATTTAAAAACTATAATGGTTTTAGTGGAAGCATCTGTGCTTCTGTGAATGAAGAACTTGTGCACGGAATTCCAGGTAAACGCGTACTCAACCATGGCGACATTATCTCTATAGATATTGGGGCGAAGTACAAAGGATACCACGGTGACTCCGCTTGGACGTATGGAGTTGGCGAGATTTCAGATGAAGCTCAAAAACTTCTGGATGTAACCGAAGAGTCTTTATATAAAGGACTTGAAAAAGCAAAAGCCGGTGCCCGGTTAACTGACATTTCTCATGAGATACAAAAGTATGCTGAGAGTGAAGGGTTTTCTGTTGTTCGCGAATACGTTGGACACGGAATAGGCCAGGACTTACATGAGGACCCGCAAATTCCTCATTATGGACCGCCTGGTAAAGGGCCGGTGCTGAAAAAGGGCATGGTTCTAGCAATAGAGCCTATGATTAATGCGGGAACTCGCTATGTTCGAACATTATCCGATAACTGGACGGTTGTCACAACGGATGGCAAATGGTGTGCTCACTTTGAACACACGGTTGTCATTACGGAAGAAGGCTTTGAAATCTTAACAAAGATCTAA
- a CDS encoding KOW domain-containing RNA-binding protein — translation MVSESDSVPNIGQLVRILKGRDADRLGVIVGILDGRFVLVADGDKRKFDRAKRKNLNHLELLDFTSPEVVKSILETGRVTNGKLRYAVAKFSDEKVIALKKGDQVDG, via the coding sequence ATGGTAAGCGAATCTGATTCGGTACCGAACATAGGTCAACTGGTTCGGATACTAAAAGGAAGAGACGCAGATCGGTTAGGTGTGATTGTCGGTATTCTCGATGGGCGTTTCGTCCTCGTAGCAGATGGTGACAAGAGAAAGTTTGATCGAGCCAAGCGCAAGAACCTAAACCACTTAGAACTGCTGGATTTTACTTCTCCGGAAGTTGTTAAAAGCATTCTTGAAACAGGTCGTGTAACCAATGGCAAATTGCGTTATGCAGTAGCGAAGTTTTCCGACGAGAAAGTCATTGCTCTGAAGAAGGGAGATCAAGTCGATGGCTAA
- the infA gene encoding translation initiation factor IF-1, which yields MAKDDVIEVEGTVIEPLPNAMFRVELENGHKVLAHVSGKIRMHYIRILPGDKVTVELSPYDLSRGRITYRFK from the coding sequence ATGGCTAAAGATGATGTTATTGAGGTCGAAGGTACAGTAATTGAACCTCTTCCGAACGCCATGTTTCGTGTTGAACTAGAAAACGGACACAAAGTTCTAGCACACGTTTCTGGAAAGATTCGTATGCACTACATTCGAATTCTTCCAGGGGATAAAGTAACCGTAGAATTGTCTCCGTATGACTTATCACGTGGTCGTATAACGTATCGTTTTAAATAA
- the rpmJ gene encoding 50S ribosomal protein L36 → MKVRPSVKPICEKCKVIRRRGTVMVICENPKHKQKQG, encoded by the coding sequence ATGAAGGTAAGACCATCAGTCAAGCCAATATGTGAAAAATGTAAAGTGATTCGCCGCAGAGGCACTGTAATGGTGATCTGTGAAAATCCGAAACATAAACAAAAACAAGGTTAA
- the rpsM gene encoding 30S ribosomal protein S13, translating into MARVAGVDIPRDKRVVISLTYIFGIGKTKAQQILAGAGVSEDTRVRDLTEDELNKIREVIDGHKVEGDLRREVSLNIKRLIEIGAYRGVRHRRGLPVRGQNTKNNSRTRKGPRRTVANKKK; encoded by the coding sequence ATGGCACGTGTTGCAGGTGTAGATATTCCTCGTGATAAGCGAGTAGTAATCTCTTTAACATACATCTTCGGTATCGGTAAAACAAAAGCACAGCAAATTCTTGCTGGAGCTGGAGTTTCTGAAGATACACGCGTTCGTGATCTTACTGAAGATGAATTAAATAAAATCCGCGAAGTCATCGATGGACACAAAGTGGAAGGTGACCTTCGTCGTGAAGTATCACTAAACATCAAGCGTCTAATCGAGATCGGAGCATATCGTGGTGTTCGTCATCGTCGTGGATTACCAGTACGTGGTCAAAACACGAAGAACAACTCCCGTACTCGTAAAGGACCTCGTCGTACAGTAGCGAATAAGAAAAAGTAA
- the rpsK gene encoding 30S ribosomal protein S11, whose amino-acid sequence MAKARKTNTRKRRVKKNVEVGVAHIRSTFNNTIITITDTHGNAISWATAGHLGFKGSRKSTPFAAQMAAETAGKTAMEHGMKTLEVSVKGPGAGREAAIRALQAVGLEVTAIRDVTPVPHNGCRPPKRRRV is encoded by the coding sequence ATGGCAAAAGCACGTAAGACTAATACACGTAAACGTCGTGTCAAAAAGAATGTTGAAGTCGGCGTAGCACATATCCGTTCTACATTCAACAACACGATCATTACGATCACTGACACGCACGGGAACGCAATCTCTTGGGCGACTGCTGGTCACCTAGGATTTAAAGGTTCTCGTAAGTCTACTCCGTTCGCAGCACAAATGGCAGCTGAAACAGCTGGTAAAACTGCAATGGAACATGGTATGAAAACGTTGGAAGTATCCGTTAAAGGACCTGGTGCTGGACGTGAAGCAGCAATCCGTGCCCTTCAAGCGGTAGGCTTAGAAGTAACAGCTATTCGTGACGTTACTCCTGTACCTCACAACGGTTGCCGCCCGCCAAAACGCCGTCGCGTGTAA
- a CDS encoding DNA-directed RNA polymerase subunit alpha: MIEIEKPRIETVEISDDATYGKFVVEPLERGYGTTLGNSLRRILLSSLPGAAVTSIQINGVLHEFSTVEGVVEDVTTIILNLKKLAMKIYSDEEKTLEIDVQGDGVVTAGDITHDSDVEVLNPDLHIATLAKGAHFQMKLHAKRGRGYVQAEGNKREDLPIGVIPVDSIYTPISRVNYQVENTRVGQVTNYDKLTLDVWTDGSIRPEEAVSLGAKIISEHLNIFVGLTDQAQNAEIMVEKEEDQKEKVLEMTIEELDLSVRSYNCLKRAGINTVQELANKSEEDMMKVRNLGKKSLEEVQEKLEELGLSLRADD; the protein is encoded by the coding sequence ATGATCGAAATCGAAAAGCCAAGAATTGAGACGGTTGAAATCAGCGACGATGCCACATACGGAAAGTTTGTTGTTGAACCACTTGAACGTGGATACGGGACTACACTAGGCAACTCCTTGCGTCGTATCTTGTTGTCCTCACTACCTGGTGCAGCAGTTACATCTATTCAGATCAATGGCGTATTGCATGAGTTCTCTACAGTTGAAGGTGTAGTTGAAGATGTTACAACCATCATCTTAAACCTAAAGAAACTTGCAATGAAGATTTACTCTGATGAAGAGAAGACACTTGAAATCGATGTACAAGGTGACGGTGTTGTAACAGCTGGCGACATTACACATGACAGCGATGTTGAAGTCCTTAACCCGGATCTTCATATCGCAACACTAGCAAAAGGAGCTCATTTCCAAATGAAGCTTCATGCAAAACGTGGTCGTGGTTATGTACAGGCAGAAGGCAATAAACGCGAAGACCTGCCGATCGGAGTAATTCCTGTTGATTCTATTTACACGCCAATTTCGCGTGTAAACTATCAAGTGGAAAACACTCGTGTAGGACAAGTAACAAACTATGATAAGCTAACGCTTGATGTATGGACAGATGGGAGCATTCGTCCAGAGGAAGCAGTTTCTCTTGGTGCGAAGATCATTAGCGAACATTTAAACATTTTTGTTGGCTTAACAGATCAAGCTCAGAACGCTGAAATTATGGTAGAAAAAGAAGAAGACCAAAAAGAAAAAGTACTTGAGATGACGATCGAAGAACTTGATCTTTCTGTTCGTTCTTATAACTGCCTAAAGCGTGCTGGCATTAATACAGTTCAAGAACTTGCGAATAAGTCTGAAGAAGACATGATGAAAGTACGCAACCTTGGAAAGAAATCTCTTGAAGAAGTTCAAGAGAAACTTGAAGAGCTAGGTCTTTCATTACGCGCTGACGATTAA
- the rplQ gene encoding 50S ribosomal protein L17 yields MGYQKLGRVSAVRKAMLRDLATDLIINERIETTEARAKEVRKFAEKMITLGKRGDLHARRQAASFLRNEVADAESGQRSLQKLFSDLAPRYAERNGGYTRIAKIGPRRGDGAPMVIIELV; encoded by the coding sequence ATGGGATACCAAAAGTTAGGTCGTGTATCTGCGGTTCGTAAAGCAATGCTTCGTGATTTAGCTACTGATTTAATCATCAACGAGCGTATTGAAACTACAGAAGCACGTGCAAAAGAAGTTCGTAAATTTGCTGAGAAAATGATTACGCTTGGTAAGCGTGGAGACCTTCATGCTCGCCGTCAAGCTGCATCGTTCCTTCGTAACGAAGTAGCAGACGCTGAGTCTGGACAAAGATCTCTACAAAAGCTTTTCAGTGATCTTGCACCTCGCTATGCAGAGCGTAACGGTGGTTACACTCGCATCGCAAAAATCGGCCCTCGCCGTGGTGATGGTGCACCAATGGTTATCATTGAATTAGTTTAA